The genomic stretch ACGAAGTTCTCCACCTCGAACTCGTTTAGGGTTCCCACGCGGGAGTCTATCTCCTCCGGCCATAATTCAAGAATTACATAATCATCTAAAAGTGCAATTATCTCATCGAAGAGCTTCTCACGTTTCTTAGGCGTCAGCTTTTTTGAATCTCTAACTCCAAGCTCTTCCAGCTTGGGGACGTTTTTTTCATCCACCACAACGGCCGCTATTGCCATGGGCCCTATCACCGGCCCCCTTCCAGCCTCGTCAATTCCAGCGAGCTTCAATCTTTCACCTCCTGAAGAGAAGGGCGCCGTAGATGACGCCCAGCATTATCGTTGCCAGACCGCTCGGAGGTATGTCCGTGAAGTACGCGAGGATTACCGAGGAGAGCTGTATCCCCAGGGTCAGAAAGAGACTGACCCCTATGACCTTCCGGAGGTTGCTCCTCACCATAAGGGCTATCGCCCCGGGGAGGACTGCGACCACCTGGAGCGTTATCAGACCAACGGTCTGGACTATCAGCGCTCCAATCGCGCCGACGAGGACGTAGAGAATCATCAGGTACGCACGGGCGTTGCCGCCGTAGCTCTCCAGCCCCTCGGGGTCAAAGCTCAGGTAGAGGAAGTCGCGGTAGAGAAAGAGCATGACGAAGAAGAGGAGCGCTCCCCCGAACACGAGGACGGTGAGGTCGTTGAGGGTTATCAGAAATATCTCGCCAGTGAGGTACGAGATTATGCTCTCGCTGAGCGGAAAGTAGGGCTTTCCCGCCATGACCTTGTACAGAACGCCGAATCCCAGAACGGTGAGTCCCGCCACGAAGCTCGCCACTATCCCAACGGCGGAATCCGGAGAGAAGCCGCGCTTCTCAAGGTGGGCTATGATGAGCACAACGGCGACCGTGACGATGAGGGCGACGAGCATCACCAGTGAGAGGTTGTCGAGCAGGAGGCCGAATATCATCCCCAGAACCGCACCGAGAAGAAGGGCGTGGAAAATGGCATGCGTCAGGAACGCCAGCCCCTTGGTGTTGATGAGCGGACTGAGCATTCCGAGGAGGACGCTGACCATAACGCTGGCCAGGAGTGCCCGTATCAGATACTCCGGAATCATCTGCCCCCACCCCCGTGCCCGTGGAGGTGAGTGTCTCCGGTGATGCAGAACAGCTTGTCCTCAACCGGCACGACCCTCGCCAGGGGGCCGTAGACGGACTTGATTACGCTGTCCCTAAGGACCTCCTCGGGTTTGCCGAAGGCGATCAGGCGCTTGTTGAGGAGCATCACCCTGTCCCCGACCTCCAGCAGGGGGTTTATGTCGTGGGTGGTTATCACCATGGTTATGCCCCTCTCCTTTTTTATCTTGCCGAGAACCGCGGCCACCTCGGCCCTGGCACTGGGATCGAGGGCGGACAGCGGCTCGTCCAGAATGAGAATCTCCGGGTCGCTGATGAGTGCCCGGGCGAGCAGAACGCGCTGCTTCTGGCCGCCGCTGAGTTCGCGGAATAGTCTGCCTGCGGAATCGGCGAGACCCACGAAGTTGAGAACCTCCTCGGCTTTCCCAAGGATATCCTGGGATATTTTGAAGTGAACGAAGCCCCTCCTGTAGAGGCCGCCCATGGCGACGACCTCAAGGGCGGTGAGCGGGACCCTTTCGTTCAGGTTGTGGCTCTGGGGCACGTAGCCTATAAGCTCCCTCGCCTCGCAGGGCGGCCTGTCAAAAACCCTGAGCTCACCGGAGTACTCCCTGTGGAAGCAGGCTATCGTCTTGATGAGGGTCGTCTTTCCCGCACCGTTGGGGCCGAGCAGGAGTAGAGTCTCACCACTCTCTATCTCGAACGTGACGCCCTCCACCGCTGGCACTCCGTCGTAGGTTATGGTTAGGTTCTCTGCGGTTATCGCGGACATGGGCATCCCAGTTCAATTTAAGCGGTGCGTTTTTAAACTTTCATGTGCACATAATGGACAGAGATGTGTAGTCACCCCGGGGTGGTGCAAAAATTTTAAAAGTACAGACCTGTACTCTCATTAGAAAATTTTTGCAAGGCTCAGGTTTATAAGGGCCGGAGCCTACTCGCTGGAGGTGATTATCATGGCGTACCACAGAGGTGGAAGAAGCGGAAAGAAAAAGAACCGTCAGGTTCAGGGTGATGAGGTCATCAGGGTTCCCCTTCCAAGGAACGGGCAGCTCTTCGGAGTGATAGAACAGGCCCTAGGCTCGGGATGGATGGACGTCCGCTGCGAGGACGGCAAGCTTAGGAGATGCAGAATCCCGGGCAAGCTGAAGAGGCGCATGTGGATGCGCGTTGGCGATGTGGTCATCGTTCAGCCCTGGCCGGTTCAGACCGACGAGAGGGGCGACATCGTCTACCGCTACACCAGAACCCAGGTTGACTGGCTCCTCAGGAAGGGCAAGATAAGCCAGGACTTCCTTACCGGCGGAGATATGCTCTTCTGAGCGTAATCCCGAGTGATGGCGATGCGCGAGGAGCTCATCGAGCGGGAGATCGAGGGGATGCTCGGCCTCCGGGAGAGGCGCGAGAAGGACAGCGAGCTCTACAAGATAGCCAACGAAGTCTTTGACAGGACGACGAAGGAAACCCTCGCCTATCTGCACAGGAGGGGTAAAATAGAAGCCCTCCACGGTGTAATAAGCACGGGGAAGGAGGCCAACGTCTTCGCCGGCGTGGACGCCGAGGGTGAAAGGGTGGCCGTTAAGATATACCGCACCTACACTACAGAATTCCGCAGGATATGGGAGTACCTCGCCGCCGATCCCAGAATCGGCTACCTGCCGAAGGATATGCGCAAGCTTGTCTTCGTGTGGACGAGGAGAGAATTTAAAAACCTCCAGCGGGCGATTAAATACGCGGTTCGGGTTCCCGAGCCGGTAATCTTCCGCAACAACGTCCTGGTGATGGAGTTCGTGGGCGATGAAATGCCCGCCCCAAGGCTCAAGGATGTGGAGCGCGAGCTTGAGAAGAGGGACTTCGAGGAGCTCTACGACTTCACGATGCGGGTCATCGAGAGGCTCTGGAAGCGCGGCGACATGGTTCACGGCGACCTCAGCGAGTACAACATCCTGCTCCACGACGGGCCGGTGGTTATAGACTGGTCCCAGGCGACCGTGAGGAGAAACCGCATGAGCCTGGAACTGCTCAAGCGTGACCTGCGCAACGTTATCAATTACTTCGGTAGGAAAGGCGTCGATGTTGATGATTTCGATGACAAGTTCCGTGAGCTGGTTGGGGTTTAGAGGGTGAGACTATGGACGAGTTCGAGAGGCTCCTTAAGAAGTACGAGCGCCTTGACAAGGACGGTCGGCCGCTGAGGGAGGAGCACGAGGAGGAAATAACCTACACGGCCGAGGGTGAGCAGGAGGAGTTCGTAAGGATTCCAAAGGACAGGGTGGCGGTCGTTATAGGGAAGAAGGGGCAGACCAAGAGGGAAATAGAGAGGAGAACCAAGACCAAGATAGAGATAGACAGCGAAACCGGGGAAGTTTTCATAACCGCAACCAAGGAGACCGACGACCCGCTTGCCGTCTGGAAGGCGAGGGACGTTGTGATGGCAATCGGGAGAGGATTCTCCCCGGAGAGGGCCTTCCGGCTCTTCAACGAGGGCGAGGTCCTTGAGGTCGTCAACCTCACCGATGTCCTCATCGGCAACGACAAGAACGCCCTTCCACGCGTTAGGGGAAGGATAATCGGCAGGAAGGGCAGAACCCGTGAGATAATTGAGGAAATGAGCGGGGCAGACGTGAGCGTCTACGGCAAGACCGTCGCGATAATCGGCAATCCGATTCAGGTTGAGGTCGCCAAGACCGCCATAGAGAAGCTCGCCAAGGGCTCCCCGCACGGTGTTGTCTACAAGTACCTTGAGCGCAGGAAGAAGGACCTTGAAATGGAGAGTATGAGCTATTACGAGGCCCTTGGCGAAGAAGTTGAGAAGAACGAGGAGGAATGAAGATGGCCGAAGCAAGTCAGCTGTTTAAGGAATTCAAAATTCAGAGCGTCAGTGAGTTCTTCAGACGAAACGCGGCCATGCTTGGCTACACGGGCAAGATACGCTCCCTCACAACAGTTGTTCACGAAGCCGTTACTAACTCCCTCGATGCCTGCGAGGAAGCTGGGATAGCCCCATACATCCGCGTTGAGATAGAGGAGCTCGGAAGGGAGCACTACAAGGTAATCGTCGAGGACAACGGTCCGGGAATACCCGAGAAGTACATAACCCACGTTTTTGGTAAGATGCTCGCCGGTACCAAGGCCCACAGGAACATACAGAGCCGCGGTCAGCAGGGTATAGGTATAAGCGGTGCCGTCATGTTCGCCCAGATAACGAGCGGAAAGGCAACGCGCGTCATCACTTCAACCGGCGGCGATAAAACCATCGAGGCCTGGGTTAAGATCGACGTTGACAAGAACGAGGGTAAAATCGTCAAGAAGGAGAAGCACCCAAATCCCAAGGGCTGGCGCGGGACGAGGATAGAGCTTGAGGTGAAAAACGTCCGCTACATACGCTCAAAGCAGGGCGTCTACTGGTACCTCAAGCTCACCGCCATAGCCAATCCACATGCCCACATCGAGCTCATAGAGCCGGACGGGAAGCTCATAGTCTTCCCGAGGTCGAGCGAAGAGGTGCCGAAGCCGCCGGTCGAGATGAAGCCCCACCCGAGGGGAGTCCTCACAGATGACGTTTACAGGATGGCCAAGAAGACCCGGAGAAACACGGTGAAGCGCTTTCTCGTCGGCGAGTTCTCAAGGATAAGCGACAAGAAGATAGACGAACTGATAGAGTACATCGCGGCGCTGAGGCTGATAAAGACCGAGGGGGACAAGAACGTCCAGGAGCAGCTCTACGAGAGGCTCATGAAGGGTGAGGTTAAAGCCGTTCTCCGCTCCTTCAGGGGATACACGAAAGTCGTCAAGCAGGTTGCCAAGATTATGGAGAAGCCGCCCGAGAAGCTCACCTGGCACGAGGCGGAGGAGATAGTCGAGGCCTTCAAATACATGAAGTTCTTAGCCCCGCCAACCCACGGGCTGAGGCCAATCGGCGAGGAGAACATCGAGAAGGGTCTCAGGGGAATCCTCAAGCCGGAGTTTGTGACGGCAGTGACGAGGCCGCCGAAGGTTTACTCAGGCGGTATCCCCTTCCAGGTTGAGGTCGGCCTCGCCTACGGCGGTGAGATTCCAGCGGGCTTTGAGCTTCTCCGCTACGCCAACAGGGTTCCACTCCTCTTTGATGCAGGCTCCTGTGTGACGACCCTCGCCGCGCGCTCCATCGACTGGAAGCGCTACAAGGTTGACGACCTCGACCGTGCGCCGGTGGTGCTCATGATAAACGTCATCAGCGTCCACGTGCCCTACACCGGCACCGGAAAGCAGAGCATCGCCAACGTCGAAGAGATTCAGAACGAGATAAGGCTGGCCATAATGGACGCGGCAAGAAAGCTCCAAACCTACCTGAGCGGCAAGCACAGGAAGCTCTATCAGGTTAAGAGGAAGAAGACCTTCGAGAAGTACGTACCGGAGATAGCGAGAGCCCTGAGCATTCTGACCGGAGAGGAGGAGGACGCGGTCAAGACCTACTTCCTGACCTTCATAGAGGGCCACTTTAAGGCCAAAGAGAGTGAGCTTGGCGAGGTGAGCGAGAATGCCTAAATCCAAGGTCGTCAGGCGGGAGAAGCCCAGGGAGCGCTTTTCCTATGACCCGACCAAAGTGCTCTCCAAGCTGGAGGAGTACGGAAGGAGAATCCTGGAGGACATAAAGAGCGGAAAGAACCCCTACTTCGACATCCCCATGCGCGGTCTCAACAACGTCTACTTCGATGAGAAGAGGCGCGTCATCAGGATGGGCGATAAACTCTCTAGGAGATACTTCCTCAACGTTGCCCACGCGAGAAAGTTCATGCAGACTCTCCTTATCATGGCCTATGTGAAGCGCCTCGTCAGCGAGGGCAAGCACGCGAGCCTTCGTGAGGCATACTACGCCAACAAGCACACCATTCCCGGAACGAAGGAGAACACCTTTGAAGACCAGCGCGAGAGCGACCCAATCATCGAAGACCTTGAGAGGATGCTCGGCGTTCTGCGTGAGGAGATGCACCTGACGGCCGACAGGCGCGGCTACATCTACGGCGACATAGTCATCCGCGACGGCGAGGACGAGTTCAACACGAGCAAGCTCGGTATGGGCGGCTGGGCCGTCCCTGGAACCGTCGAGCACCTCCAGTTCCCGGAGATAAACGTTGACTACGCCCTCGTAGTCGAGACCGCCGCTATGGCCGACAGGCTGATTGAGGAAAAGTTCCCGAAGAAGGAGAAGGCCCTCATCATAGCGACGCAGGGTCAGGCGTCCCGTGGAGTTAGAAGGCTCATCCACAGGCTCCACTACGAGGAGGGACTGCCGATTATAGTCTTCACCGATGGAGACCCCTACGGTTGGTACATCTACTCCACCATAAAGCAGGGCTCCATCAACCTCGCCTACCTCAGCGACAAGCTGGCGACGCCGGAGGCGCGCTTCGTCGGCATGACGATGGACGACATAGAGCGCTATGGGCTGAAGAACGTTACCGAAAAGCTCAAGGGAATCCCGCCCAACAAGAAGGGCGGCCCAACCGGCGACTACAAGAGAATCCTGGAGGAAATGGAGTACCCCTGGTTCCAGAACAAGGAGTGGCAGAGGCAGCTCAAGATGGCCGTTAAGATGGGGGTCAGGATAGAGCAGCAGGCCCTCGCCAACAAGAGCCTTGAGTTCGTGGCCAAGAGGTACCTCCCGGAAAAGATAAACAGCGGTGATCTGTTGCCATGACGACCACCGAGGAGCTGGTGGCCCAGGTAAACAAGATACTGGACGATATTGGAATAGACATGGACGGGTTATTCGAGACTTTCGACGTCCCGTCCATCTCTTACCGCCTCAGAGAAAACCTTTCCATCCTCCAGGAGCTTGAGGAAGACCTCTCAAGGCGCGTGGGCGAGGCCACACCGTCCGTCAGGGGGGTAGGCAAGCGCGAGCGCGACCCGCACATCCAGTGGATTTACAAGAAGAAGCGCAACAGGGTTCTCGCCCTCGAAAGGCTCCGCGCGGCGATAACCGCCCACAAAATGGCCCTGGCCCTCATATCGGCCAACTACACTTTCTTCCTCGGACGGAAGCCGGTAACCATCAAGGAGCTCACGAGGGAGAACGTCGAGGACGTTGAGGCCGTTCCGAGGAACGTTCAGATAGGCAGGATAGAGGTGCTGCCCCACCTCGCCTACTCCGGCGACGTTCTGAGGCTCCTCGCCAGGGAGAACATAGCCGTCAGGGAGTCCTTCAAGTTCATAAAGGGAAAGCTCCGCGAGAAAGGAACCGTAAGAACGCGCGGCCTGCGCATAGAGGTCGAATACTGGGAGAACAACCGCCTGAAAAAGGCCCGCCTTGACCTTCCCGCAGATGCGGACATAGAGGGCGAGCTGAGAAAGCGCTACGGAAGGCGCTTCCGCTGGCGCGTGCTGAGCTTCGTCAAGACCAAGGGGGTGCTCATAAACAACCACTACACCGTTGACAACCTCTCGCTGGCATACTCCGTTCTCGATCCAGAAAAGGGCGCCGAAAAGCTTGGCCTCGACCTCTTCCGCTACTACTTCCTCACCTCCGAGAACGAGAGGGAAACACTCGGCCTCTACCCCAACATAAAGCTCTGCATAGACTGCCACTACTCGATATTCGACCTCCCATTCCGGGGCGATCCGAACTTTAGGACAGGCCATGGGAGCATGTTCATCATAAGGAAGTGCGAGATGGAGAGCGCCCTCGTTGGGAAGAGGAAGGACATAACGACCATTCCCAACTACCTGCTCGGTGCGGTTCTCCTCTACGGGATGAGCGAGTACAGCGAGGATAAAGTCGCCGAACTCCTCGGCGTTCCAAGGAACGAGCTTGAGGAGGCCATCCGGAAGTTCGTGATCTCCGGTCTCCACAAGACCCTTTTCGCCGAGGCGAAGAAGTTTGAGAAGTTTATGCCCAAGAGCGATAAGGCCAAGCAGTTTTTGGCCCTCCTCCAGGGGTGAGTTTATGAGGGTGGAGGTTAAGGCGCGGAACAATTCCGAGCTTATACGGAAGCTCGGCGAGGTTCTGAACGAGGAGGTTACCGAGGTCTACATAAACCTCCGCCCGACTAAGGAGATACTCGTGAGAATCCTTGAGCGCGCCCCCAACGTCAGGCGCATAAGCTGTCCCCCGAGCCTCTACCCCAAGGTCTCCAAAAAGGCCATCAACGCCCTCGCCCAGATGGGCATAGAACTCGTTCCCGAGGGCTACCCCCGCGGAAGGCCCCGGAAATACGATGAGAACACCATTCGGGAGGTTCAAGGCCTCCTGATGAACGGCGTCCCTCCCAAGGAGATAAGCGCCAGGATGGGCATCCCGCTCCGAACGGTTTACTACATGATAGAGCAACTGGGTGTCAGGTCATGGAGAAAATAAAGGGCCTGTACCTGGCTCTCTTCTCCGCTTTCCTCGCCGTTTCCATGCTCCTGGGCGGGACGGTTGTCCATGGCGGGACGACGGTCTTCAACTTTGAGTGGGTGTTCTTCTTCGCGAACCTTTTCCTCTTCGCGGCCGCCGGCTACGTTCTGAAGATGCTCCTCGAAGGAAAGTTTGAGATGGGAACCCAAAGAACCAAGAGGGGCAACGTTCTCACGGGCACAATAACGCTCCTGGCGATTTTAGTTGCCATTAAACTGCTCTTCGAGAGGAGGCAGGAGAGCCTCGTGAACGGGGGAAAGGTGGGGGAAACCCTCTCCGGGGTCTGGTACAACGTCACCTCCGGCGACTTCGTCGTTACCCTCCGCGAGCTTCCTGGGATATTCTACGTCATCCCCCTCCTCGTCTTCGTTCTGCTCCTTCTCACCGTGAGGAGGCGGAAGAGGCACGTCACACCGTTCGAGGTCAGGTTCGAGCCGGAGATGACCTACGACTCCATAGAGGGCACCTCCGCCGAGAGGGTCATAAAGATGTACAAGAACGTTGTCGCAGGCCTCGTGATGAAGGGCTATCCATATCAGAAGAGCTGGACCCACTGGGAGCACGAGGCGAAGCTGCGGGAAATCTTCCCCGACCTGGAAGACCTCGACGTCCTCACGAGGATGTTCGAGAAGGCCAAGTACGCGGAGAGGCTCGGAGAGGATGACGTTAAACTTGCACGAGAGAGCTACGAGAGGCTTATGACGTTTCTGAGGTAGGTTTAAAAAGCGGTCGAATTAGAAGCCCCTAAACACAAGATGAAAGGTGATGCTCATGCTCGTTGAGACCCAGGAAGAGACCCCGGAGATAAGGGAGCGCCTTCACCGCGTCGGAATCACCAACCTGCGCACCGTGGCGAGAATAAACTGGAAGGGAAGGGTGTACACCTTCCTGCCCGTCTTCGAGATAACCATCGATGTCCCCGAGGAGAAGAAGGGAATACACATGAGCAGGCTCGTGGAGAGCATAACCGAGGCCATGAGCGAGGCGGTCGAGGAAGAGGTCATGCAGGCCCACGCCTCCCTTGAGGAGCTTGGAAGGTGCGTTATACGCCGCCTTGAGGGCAAGCATCCGCACAGGCGCGCCGAGGTCTGGATAAGGACCCACCTCATAATACCCCGCCAGACCCCCGCGAGCGGAAAGACCACCTACGAGCCCTACGACGTCGAGGTGGGAGTGATAAAAAACGAGGACGGCTCCTTTGGAAAGGTCCTCCGCGTCAAGGTGATTGGGAACACGGCCTGCCCGCACGCGATGGCGAACAACGATGGGAAGACCCACATCCAGAGGGCGATAGGTGAGCTTGAGGTAAGGACGGCCTTCGACGAGGAGATAGCCCTTGAGGATATGATAGACGTCGTCGAAAGCTCCTTCAGCCACCCAACGTACACGCTGCTCAAGACGATAGATGAGAACGCCGTCGTCCGGGGAATGCACGGCAACCCAAAGTTCGTCGAGGACGTCGCAAGGGAGATATTCGCCAAGGCCAAGGAGCGCTTTAAGGGAAAAATCCACGTGAGGGTCATAAGCAACGAAAGCATCCACAAGCACGACGTTATCGCGGAGACGTGGAGCTGAACCCAAAATTTATTTATCTTCATCTCCAGATTTTTGGTGGTGAGAACGGGCGTGACTTTTCTCTTCTCCAAGCCTCGCCCTTTAGGGCGGGGAGGAGGTCAGGCTCGCGGATTTGATGCATCGCATCAGCGAAATAGAAAGATTTCTCCGGGAGCTTGTAGATGCGGTGTTCCACGACACCCAAACCCTTAAGTAGTTTGAACGCGCTCCCGCGCCGCCGCTTCTCAACCGGGAAAAGCTTTATAACCGCACCTTTTAAGTGAGAGGTGAACAAGCTCATCAGGTTAGAAGGTGGTGTAAATGGGAAGAAGGGAAGAGATGGTTGCGAAGATTAAAGAGCTCATGACCCAGCCCGAGAGGATTAGGAACATGGGTATCGCCGCTCACATTGACCACGGTAAGACGACGCTGAGCGACAACCTGCTCGCCGGTGCGGGAATGATAAGCGAGGAGCTGGCCGGAAAGCAGCTCGTCCTCGACTTCGACGAGCAGGAGCAGGCGAGGGGAATCACCATCAACGCGGCCAACGTTTCGATGGTTCACAACTACGAGGGCCAGGACTACCTCATCAACCTCATCGACACCCCGGGTCACGTCGACTTCGGTGGTGACGTTACGAGAGCCATGCGCGCCATCGACGGTGCGATTATAGTTGTGGACGCCGTTGAGGGAGTCATGCCCCAGACCGAGACCGTTCTCAGGCAGGCCCTGAGGGAGTACGTTAAGCCAGTTCTCTTCATCAACAAGGTTGACCGTCTCATCAAGGAGCTCAAGCTCGGCCCGAACGAGATACTCAACCGCTTCGCCAAGATCATCACCGACGTGAACAGGCTCATCAAGAAGTACGCCCCGGACGAGTTCAAGGGCCAGTGGATGGTCAAGGTCGAGGACGGTAGCGTCGCCTTCGGTTCAGCCTACTACAACTGGGCCCTCAGCGTCCCGTACATGAAGAAGACCGGCGTTTCCTTCAAGGACATCGTTGAGCTCACCAACGCCGGCGACCTCAAGACCCTCAGGAAGAAGGCCCCGCTCCACGTTGTCGTTCTCGATATGGTCGTCAAGCACCTGCCTAACCCGCTTGAGGCCCAGAAGTACAGGATTCCGCACCTCTGGAGGGGCGAGGTCGAGAGCGAGGTCGGCCAGGCCATGGTCAAGTGCGACCCGAAGGGCAAGATGGTCATGGTCGTCACCAAAATCATCCTCGACAAGCACGCCGGTGAGGTTTCAACCGGCCGTGTCTGGAGCGGTACCGTGAAGACCGGCCAGGAGGTCTACCTCATCAACGCCAAGAGGAAGGCCAGGATCCAGCAGGTCGGTATCTACATGGGTCCCGAGAGGGTCAACATGGAGGCCGTTCCGGCAGGCAACATCGTCGCCGTCACCGGACTGCGCGATGCAATGGCTGGTGAGACTGTCGCTCAGGAGCAGATAGAGCCGTTCGAGGCCCTCCACTACACCAGCGAGCCGGTCGTTACCGTCGCCATTGAAGCCAAGAACGTTAAGGACCTTCCGAAGCTCATCGAGGCGCTCAGGCAGCTCGCCAAGGAGGACCCGACGCTCCACGTCAAGATCGACGAGGAGACCGGCCAGCACCTCCTCAGCGGTATGGGTGAGCTCCACCTTGAGGTCAAGCTCGTCAAGCTCAAGGAGGACTGGAAGCTCGACGTTGACGTCAGCCCGCCGATCGTCGTTTACCGCGAGAGCGTCAGCAAGATGAGCCCGATAGTCGAAGGAAAGAGCCCGAACAAGCACAACAGGTTCTACATCACCGTGGAGCCGCTTCCGGACGAGATATACCAGGCCATCCGCGAGGGCCTCATCCCCGAGGGCAGGCCCAAGAACCCGAAGGAGGTCGCCAAGAAGCTCGCCGAGCTCGGCATGGACTACGAGGTCGCCAAAGGCATCGTCGACATCTACCAGGGCAACCTGTTCCTCGACAACACCAAGGGTATCCAGTACCTCAACGAGGTTATGGACCTCCTCGTCGATGGATTCCACCAGGCCATGGATGAGGGCCCGCTCGCCAGGGAGCCCGTCATGAAGGTCATGGTTCGCCTGCACGACGCCAAGATCCATGAGGACAACGTCCACCGCGGTCCGGCCCAGATATACCCGGCCATCAGGGGCGCCATCCAGTGCGCCATGATGAAGGCCCAGCCGATCCTCTACGAGCCGTACCAGAAGGTCATCATCAACGTGCCCTACGAGTACATGGGTGCCGTCAGCAGGGAGATCAACCAGAGGCGCGGTCAGCTCATCGACATGCGCCAGGAGGGCGAGGTCATGATCATCATCGCCGAGGCCCCGGTCGCGGAGATGTTCGGATTCGCCGGAGCCATCCGTGGCGCCACCA from Thermococcus sp. 21S7 encodes the following:
- a CDS encoding KH domain-containing protein, which produces MDEFERLLKKYERLDKDGRPLREEHEEEITYTAEGEQEEFVRIPKDRVAVVIGKKGQTKREIERRTKTKIEIDSETGEVFITATKETDDPLAVWKARDVVMAIGRGFSPERAFRLFNEGEVLEVVNLTDVLIGNDKNALPRVRGRIIGRKGRTREIIEEMSGADVSVYGKTVAIIGNPIQVEVAKTAIEKLAKGSPHGVVYKYLERRKKDLEMESMSYYEALGEEVEKNEEE
- a CDS encoding DUF4129 domain-containing protein; amino-acid sequence: MEKIKGLYLALFSAFLAVSMLLGGTVVHGGTTVFNFEWVFFFANLFLFAAAGYVLKMLLEGKFEMGTQRTKRGNVLTGTITLLAILVAIKLLFERRQESLVNGGKVGETLSGVWYNVTSGDFVVTLRELPGIFYVIPLLVFVLLLLTVRRRKRHVTPFEVRFEPEMTYDSIEGTSAERVIKMYKNVVAGLVMKGYPYQKSWTHWEHEAKLREIFPDLEDLDVLTRMFEKAKYAERLGEDDVKLARESYERLMTFLR
- a CDS encoding DNA topoisomerase IV subunit A, with the protein product MPKSKVVRREKPRERFSYDPTKVLSKLEEYGRRILEDIKSGKNPYFDIPMRGLNNVYFDEKRRVIRMGDKLSRRYFLNVAHARKFMQTLLIMAYVKRLVSEGKHASLREAYYANKHTIPGTKENTFEDQRESDPIIEDLERMLGVLREEMHLTADRRGYIYGDIVIRDGEDEFNTSKLGMGGWAVPGTVEHLQFPEINVDYALVVETAAMADRLIEEKFPKKEKALIIATQGQASRGVRRLIHRLHYEEGLPIIVFTDGDPYGWYIYSTIKQGSINLAYLSDKLATPEARFVGMTMDDIERYGLKNVTEKLKGIPPNKKGGPTGDYKRILEEMEYPWFQNKEWQRQLKMAVKMGVRIEQQALANKSLEFVAKRYLPEKINSGDLLP
- a CDS encoding metal ABC transporter ATP-binding protein, whose amino-acid sequence is MSAITAENLTITYDGVPAVEGVTFEIESGETLLLLGPNGAGKTTLIKTIACFHREYSGELRVFDRPPCEARELIGYVPQSHNLNERVPLTALEVVAMGGLYRRGFVHFKISQDILGKAEEVLNFVGLADSAGRLFRELSGGQKQRVLLARALISDPEILILDEPLSALDPSARAEVAAVLGKIKKERGITMVITTHDINPLLEVGDRVMLLNKRLIAFGKPEEVLRDSVIKSVYGPLARVVPVEDKLFCITGDTHLHGHGGGGR
- a CDS encoding DUF1699 family protein; its protein translation is MRVEVKARNNSELIRKLGEVLNEEVTEVYINLRPTKEILVRILERAPNVRRISCPPSLYPKVSKKAINALAQMGIELVPEGYPRGRPRKYDENTIREVQGLLMNGVPPKEISARMGIPLRTVYYMIEQLGVRSWRK
- a CDS encoding DUF530 family protein, with the translated sequence MTTTEELVAQVNKILDDIGIDMDGLFETFDVPSISYRLRENLSILQELEEDLSRRVGEATPSVRGVGKRERDPHIQWIYKKKRNRVLALERLRAAITAHKMALALISANYTFFLGRKPVTIKELTRENVEDVEAVPRNVQIGRIEVLPHLAYSGDVLRLLARENIAVRESFKFIKGKLREKGTVRTRGLRIEVEYWENNRLKKARLDLPADADIEGELRKRYGRRFRWRVLSFVKTKGVLINNHYTVDNLSLAYSVLDPEKGAEKLGLDLFRYYFLTSENERETLGLYPNIKLCIDCHYSIFDLPFRGDPNFRTGHGSMFIIRKCEMESALVGKRKDITTIPNYLLGAVLLYGMSEYSEDKVAELLGVPRNELEEAIRKFVISGLHKTLFAEAKKFEKFMPKSDKAKQFLALLQG
- the eif1A gene encoding translation initiation factor eIF-1A; the protein is MAYHRGGRSGKKKNRQVQGDEVIRVPLPRNGQLFGVIEQALGSGWMDVRCEDGKLRRCRIPGKLKRRMWMRVGDVVIVQPWPVQTDERGDIVYRYTRTQVDWLLRKGKISQDFLTGGDMLF
- the top6B gene encoding DNA topoisomerase VI subunit B, with amino-acid sequence MAEASQLFKEFKIQSVSEFFRRNAAMLGYTGKIRSLTTVVHEAVTNSLDACEEAGIAPYIRVEIEELGREHYKVIVEDNGPGIPEKYITHVFGKMLAGTKAHRNIQSRGQQGIGISGAVMFAQITSGKATRVITSTGGDKTIEAWVKIDVDKNEGKIVKKEKHPNPKGWRGTRIELEVKNVRYIRSKQGVYWYLKLTAIANPHAHIELIEPDGKLIVFPRSSEEVPKPPVEMKPHPRGVLTDDVYRMAKKTRRNTVKRFLVGEFSRISDKKIDELIEYIAALRLIKTEGDKNVQEQLYERLMKGEVKAVLRSFRGYTKVVKQVAKIMEKPPEKLTWHEAEEIVEAFKYMKFLAPPTHGLRPIGEENIEKGLRGILKPEFVTAVTRPPKVYSGGIPFQVEVGLAYGGEIPAGFELLRYANRVPLLFDAGSCVTTLAARSIDWKRYKVDDLDRAPVVLMINVISVHVPYTGTGKQSIANVEEIQNEIRLAIMDAARKLQTYLSGKHRKLYQVKRKKTFEKYVPEIARALSILTGEEEDAVKTYFLTFIEGHFKAKESELGEVSENA
- a CDS encoding serine protein kinase RIO, which codes for MREELIEREIEGMLGLRERREKDSELYKIANEVFDRTTKETLAYLHRRGKIEALHGVISTGKEANVFAGVDAEGERVAVKIYRTYTTEFRRIWEYLAADPRIGYLPKDMRKLVFVWTRREFKNLQRAIKYAVRVPEPVIFRNNVLVMEFVGDEMPAPRLKDVERELEKRDFEELYDFTMRVIERLWKRGDMVHGDLSEYNILLHDGPVVIDWSQATVRRNRMSLELLKRDLRNVINYFGRKGVDVDDFDDKFRELVGV
- a CDS encoding metal ABC transporter permease, producing the protein MIPEYLIRALLASVMVSVLLGMLSPLINTKGLAFLTHAIFHALLLGAVLGMIFGLLLDNLSLVMLVALIVTVAVVLIIAHLEKRGFSPDSAVGIVASFVAGLTVLGFGVLYKVMAGKPYFPLSESIISYLTGEIFLITLNDLTVLVFGGALLFFVMLFLYRDFLYLSFDPEGLESYGGNARAYLMILYVLVGAIGALIVQTVGLITLQVVAVLPGAIALMVRSNLRKVIGVSLFLTLGIQLSSVILAYFTDIPPSGLATIMLGVIYGALLFRR